CAGTTCCAGCCGGTGTACCCAGCCGGTGGTCTTGCCGGGGCCCGAGCCCGGGCGGCCCTTGCGGCGTTGCAGCAGCCAGATTTCGCGCGGCGATGGCGTGGCGTGCGGCGGGGTCAGGCCGCCGGCATGGGTCAGCGTCGCATCGATGCCCCAGTCTTTGCGGTAGTCGTCGATGGCGTGGTCGCCGTGCCCGGTTTCGGACAGGAACACCGCGGTGTCGACGCCGATGCCGCCGGCACCGACGATGGCGACATGGCCTTGCGGTGCGACCTTGCCCGACAGCAGGTCCGGATAGGTGACCGCCTTGGGGTGGTCGACGCCGGTGATTTCGGGCACACGCGGCTTGACGCCGGTGGCGACCACCACGTGATCGAAATGGCCGGCGAGATCGGCGGCGGTCACCGGCGAATTCAGCCGGATGTCGACCATTGCCAGTTCGAGCTGGCGCGCAAAGTAGCGCAGCGTTTCGCGGAATTCCTCCTTGCCCGGCACATGACTGGCGAGGCGGAACTGGCCGCCGATGGCGTCCGACGCCTCGAACAGCGTCACCGCATGGCCGCACTGCGCGGCGGTCAGCGCCGCCGACAGGCCGGCCGGGCCGGCGCCGACGACGGCGACGCGCTGCTTGGCAACGGTGGGTTTGATCACGAACACGGTCTCGCGGCCGGCGCGCGGGTTGACGAGGCAGCTGGCCGGCTTGCCTTCGAACGCGTGGTCGAGGCAAGCCTGGTTACAGGCGATACAGGTGTTGATTTCGTCGGCGGCGTTGCGCGCGGCCTTGGCGACGAAATCGGCATCGGCGAGCATCGGCCGGGCGAGCGAGACCATGTCGGCGCCGCTGGCCAGCACCGCCTCGGCAACCTCGGGCGTATTGATCCGGTTGACCGCGACCAGCGGCACGTTCACGTGCGGCTTCAGTGCGGCGGTCACCCAGCCGAAACCGCCGCGCGGCACCGCCTGGGCAATGGTCGGGATGCGCGCTTCGTGCCAGCCGATGCCGGTATTGATCAGCGTGACGCCGGCGGCTTCGAGCGCCTTGGCAAGCCGGATCGCCTCGTCGAAGGTGCCGCCCTGCGGCACGAGATCGAGCAGGGAGAGCCGGAAGATGACGATGAAGTCGGCGCCGACGGCGGCGCGCACGGCGCGGGTGACTTCGACCGCAAGCCGCATGCGCTTGTCGAAGGTGCCGCCCCAGTGGTCATCGCGGTGGTTGACGCGTTCGACGAGGAACTGGTTGATCAGATAGCCCTCGCTGCCCATGATCTCGACACCGTCGTAGCCGGCCTCGCGCGCCAGCTTTGCGGTGTTGGCGAAGTCGGCGATCGTTTGCAGGATGTCGTCGTGGCTCAGTTCGCGTGGTGTGTACGGCGAGATTGGCGATGCGACCGCCGAGGCGCTGACTGCGTCCGGGTGATAGGCGTAGCGCCCGGCGTGGAGGATCTGCAGCGCGATCTTGCCACCGGCTGCGTGCACCGCTTGGGTCACCGGCAGGTGGCGGGCGATATCGGCGTCGCTGGCGAGCATCGCCGCGTCCGGATAGATGCGCCCGGCCGGATTCGGCGCAATGCCGCCGGTGACGATCAGCGCGACGCCGCCACGGGCGCGTTCGGCATAGAACGCGGCCAGCCGCTCGGGGCCGTCCGGTGCTTCTTCGAGCCCGGTATGCATCGAGCCCATCAGCACGCGGTTCTTCAGCGTGGTGAAGCCCAGATCGAGCGGGGCGAGCAGGTGGGGGTAGGCGGTCATGTCGGCTCCGGTAGTGCGGCGAAGACTGTTTCAAAAGACTGTTTGAATTTTGAGCCTAGCGCCGGGGCGCGGCAAGCGGTAGTCGGGGTTTGCCCCCAAGCGGGGTTTTCAAACGGCAGGCACGCCGGCCAATTCCGGTACACGGGTCCGGCAGCCGGCGGCTTGCCGCTCTAAGAGCCGCTAACAAAACTCAGCGTAGCGGTGCTGGTAAGGCGTACGAAGCGAAGGCAGTACAGGTAAGTACGGCAAGCGATTACAACGCAGCCAGCAGGGTTTTGGTGGCCGCTCTAAGCTGGACCAAGTCCCTGCCGTGGAGCTGCCCATGTCCCGCCTGCTTGCCCTCCTGATGCTCGTCGCCGCAACCGCTCATGCCGATCCGCTGCCGTCGTGGCAGGACGGCGCGAGCAAGACGGCGATCACCGGTTTCGTCGCCCGCGTCGTCAAGGAAAAAACGCCGGATTACCTGCCGCCCGAGGCCCGGGTGGCGGTGTTCGACGTCGACGAGCCACTGGCGTACGCCAGCAGTGCCGAGCTGGCATTTGCCTTTGATGAAGTCAGACGGCTGGCGCCGCAGCACCCGGAATGGGCGAAGACAGCGCCGTTCAGCACCGTGCTGGCCGGCCAGCCGGTGAAAAGCGCCGCCGACGCCCAGACGCTGATTGCGGCAACGCACGACGGCAGTGTCGATGCGCTGACGGCGCGCGTGCAGCGTTGGCTGGCCGAATCGGGCCGCGTGCAGGGCCATCGGCAGATGAGCGAGTTGATCGCTTATCTGCGCGCCAGCGGCTTCAAGACCTGGATCGTGTCGAGCGGCGACATTGGCTTCGTCCGCCCGTGGGCCGAGCGCGTCTACGGGGTGTCGCCCGAACAGGTGGTCGCCAGCACGCTCAAGGCCAGGCTGGCGGTGCAGGGCGGCGGCGCGACCATCGTGCGCAGCCCGGCCTTCGAGACCGTCCTGACCGGCGCGGCCAAGCCGGTGGCGGTCGAGCGGGCGATCGGCCGGCGACCGGTGCTGGCCTTCGGCGACAGCGATGCCGACCTGCCGCTGCTGCAATGGGTGTCGGCCGGCCGGACCCGCTTCGTTGCGCTGCTTGATCGCGGCGACGGTGCCGAACAGGCGCAGGCTGCCGCGCTGAATCTCGGCTGGCTGGTCGTCGACGCGGGGCGCGACTGGCGCCAGGGGGCGACCGCCACCCGCGCCGCCGCCCAGCCGCAGCAGGCCGGCCAGAGTGAACCGAGCGCGCTGGTGCTTCACGCTCGCGACATGTTGTACTAGATATACTGTCCGGAGGCCGGCGGATAGGCAGAGCCTATCGGCTGCATCAACAATGCTGATTGGACAGCCCGCCGGCGCAGCGACTATCTTTTACGCGATTTTTTTCACACCGATTCAGGAGAATTCCCATGGCCGTACTCGTTGGCAAAAACGCTCCGGACTTCAACGCCTCTGCCGTGCTCGGCAATGGCCAGATCGACGACAACTTCAACTTCAAGAAGGCCACCGAAGGCAAGTACGCCGTCGTGTTCTTCTACCCGCTGGACTTCACCTTCGTCTGCCCGTCCGAACTGATCGCCTTCGACAACCGCCTTGAAGAGTTCAAGAAGCGCAACGTCGAAGTGATCGGCGTGTCGATCGACAGCGCCTTCACCCACAGCGCATGGCGCAACACCCCGGTCGAGAAGGGCGGTATCGGCCAGGTCGGTTACACCCTCGTTGCCGACATCAAGCACGAAATCTGCCAGGCGTTCGACGTCGAACTGGCCGGCGCCGGCGTTGCGCTGCGCGGCTCGTTCCTGATCGACAAGGCCGGCGTGGTTCAGCACCAGGTCGTCAACAACCTGCCGCTGGGTCGCGACATCGACGAAATGCTGCGCGTGATCGACGCGCTGCAGTTCACCGAAGAACACGGCGAAGTCTGCCCGGCTGGCTGGAACAAGGGCAAGAAGGGCATGAAGGCTGACGCTGCCGGCGTTGCCAAGTATCTGGCTGAAGAAGCCGCCGCCCTGTAAACCCATCTCATTCGGCGGCTGCGCCTGCGCATTTTGCTCCCGTCCGATGCTCGGAGTCCTCATGGACTTGATGTCCATTCCGGCTCCTGCGCTTCGGGCGGAAACAAACTGCTTTGGCTCGCTCACCGACTGAGACGGGTTTGAGTAAAAATAGGTGCATGAAGCATCAGCCTGCGCGAAGAGCGCCGCCCCCGGGCGGCGCTTTTTGCTTTCCGATCGGTCATAATTGCCGCTTTGCTGTCATCTGGTTTTTCGCATGTCGCAACACGTGATCGCCCCGCCGCAGGAAGGGCAGAGCCCGCAAGCCTGGTACGACGGGCTCAAGGGGCAGGAAGGCTTCATCGCCGACGGCGCGCAGGCCGCAGCCATTGGCCGGCTCGATGCACTATGGCACGAGCTGGTCGAGTTCAAACGAAAGCGCGGCCGTTTTCTCGGCAAATCGCTGCTGCCGCAACCGGCGCTGCCGCGCGGTTTGTGGTTCTGGGGCGGCGTCGGCCGTGGCAAGAGCTTCCTGATGGATGCGTTCTTCGCCAGCCTGCCGTACAAGCGCAAGAAACGGCTGCATTTCCACCAGTTCATGCAGGAAGTCCATGCCGAACTGAAAAAGCAGGCCGGCACCGATGATCCGATGGCCGGCGTCGCCGCCAAATGGGCCAAGTCGGTACGGGTGCTGTGCTTCGACGAATTCCACGTCTCGGACATCGCCGACGCGATGATCCTCGGCCGGCTGATGGAAGGGCTGTTCGCACGCGGCGTGGTGCTGATCGCGACCAGCAACTACGCGCCGGACGGCCTGTACCCGAACGGGCTGCAGCGCGCCAACTTCCTGCCGACGATCGCGCTGCTGAAAGAAAAGCTCGACGTGCTCAATATCGACTCGGGCAACGACTACCGGATGCGCACGCTGTCGAAGGCGCGCACCTATTTGAGCCCGGCTGGTGTCGATGCCGACGCCGAGCTGGCGGCGATCTTCGATGCCGTGGCAGTGGGCGCGCCGCTGCCGAAAACGCTGACGATCGAAGGCCGGAAGATCGTCGCGCTGCGTCACGCCAACGGCGTGGTCTGGTTCGATTTTGCCGTGCTGTGCGGCGACGGCCGCGCGCAGGCCGACTACCTCGAGCTGGCGCGGCGCTACCACACGGTGATCGTCGCCAACATTCCGAAGCTCGGCCCGGCAACCTCGAACCAGGCGCGGCGCCTGACTTGGCTGGTCGACGTGCTCTACGACCATCGCGTCAAGCTGATCCTGTCGGCGGCGGTCGGCGTCGACGAGCTGTATACCGAAGGCACGCAGGCGAGCGAGTTCTTCCGTACCGCCAGCCGGTTGACCGAGATGCAGTCGAAGGAATACCTCGCGCTGCCGCACCAGAGCGTGCAGGAGCAACTGGCGGGGATTTCCGAGACCTGAAAACGCAGCGCTGCTGCGCTGGCGCTGCGTTGTGCGCGCCTCGCCGTATTCCGTGGAGGACAGCCATCGAGCTTCCTCATGGGCTCCATGCCCATTCCGGCTGTTCCTGTGTCGGCACCTTGCACCGGTTCGCGACGGTTTCCCGGTGCGTTTGAATGCACTGATTTGAGGTGGCTATGGCCGAAACGATGAATGCGATCCTGCCGGAAAATTACCCGCAACTGGTGTGGGGAACGCTGCCGCGGCCGGTGGCCGGGCCGGGCCAGCTGCTGGTTCGCGTTCGCGCCGCCGGGATCAACCGTGCCGATCTCGTCCAGGCCGCCGGCCACTATCCGCCGCCACCGGGCGAATCGACGGTGCTCGGGCTCGAGATCGCCGGCGAGGTCGTCGCGGTTGGCGACGGCGCCGACGGTTTTGCCGTTGGTGACGCCGTGTTCGGCCTCGTCCCCGGCGGTGGCTACGCCGAGTACTGCGTGCTCGACGCGCTGCTGGCGGTCCGCAAACCCGAAGCGCTGGACTGGTTTGAGGCGGCGAGCCTGCCAGAAGTGTGGATGACCGTCTGGCTCAATCTGGTCGAACTCGGCGAGCTGCAAGCCGGCCAGCGGCTGCTCGTGCACGCCGGTGCCAGCGGCATCGGCGCGGCGGCAATCCAGCTCGGCAAGCGGCTTGGCGCCGACGTCGTCGTCACCATTGGCAGCAAGGAAAAAGCCGACTGGTGCACGGCGCTCGGAGCAGACCGGGCGATCAACTATCGCGAGCAGGATTTCGTCGCCGAAGTGAAAGCGGGCGGCGGGGCCGACCTGATTCTCGATACCGTTGGCGGTGACTACCTCGGCCGCGACCAGCTGTGCCTGAACCGTGACGGCCGGATCATCGTCATCGGCCTGCTGCGCGGCAAGGCGGCCGAACTGAATCTCGGGTTGCTGCTGGTCAAGCGCCAGCGCGTGCAGGGATCGGCCTTGCGCAGCCAGCCTTTGGCGGTGAAGGCAAAGCTGGCGAATGCGCTGGCGACACAGCTGCTGCCGGACATCATCGCCGGCAGGCTCAAGCCCTCGCTCGACCGGGTGTTCGATATTGCCGACGTGCGGGCGGCGCACGCCTATGTTGCGGACAACCGCAATCAGGGCAAGGTGGTGCTGCGCCTGGCCTAGGCGGCTAAAACGCCCTGCCGGTGTCGTTGTACTGCCGCATGCACTGTTGCGACCGCAGCGAGTCCCTTTGGGACGTGTTCGTACGCCTTGCCGGCATGCACCGGGTTTGCGCCCGGCAGGACGTGCCCTTGGGTATCGGCGGCTCTGAAGCGGCAAAAAAAACCCCGGCGATGATCGTCGGGGAGAAGGACAGGAGTGCCGCATGGCAGGGCGGCATCCGGTTTCAGCATAGTGCTGCAGTGCAGCAATTGAAACGGCCGGTTTGTTTTCAAATGTACGCTTGCCGGCTGTCCGGCACGGGCGGTGAAAGTACCGGTGAGTCGGGCCGGCGAACGGGCCACCCCGCCATCGGTGCTAAAATCCCGGATGACATTCCAGCACCGCCAAAGCGGTGCTGACCAACGGAAAGGACGATAAATGGTTGATCAGAACAACCTGATCTGGCTGGACATGGAAATGACCGGCCTTGATCCGCAGAACGACAAGATCATCGAACTGGCAATCGTGATCACCGACAGCCAGCTGAACACCGTGGCCGAATCGCCGGCCTGGGCCGTGCACCAGCCCGATGCCGTGCTCGACGCGATGGACGACTGGAACAAGTCGACCCACGGCCGCTCGGGCCTGATCGACCGGATCAAGGCATCGACACTGAGCGTCGAGGCGGTTGAAGCCGAAGCGCTGGCCTTCATCCAGCAGTACGTGCCGCAGCGGACCAGCCCGATGTGCGGCAACTCGATCTGCCAGGACCGCCGCTTCATGGCGCGCTGGATGCCCAAGCTGGAGGTCTGGTTCCACTACCGCAACCTCGATGTCTCGACGCTGAAGGAGCTGTGCAAGCGCTGGCAGCCGGACGTGCACCGCCAGTTCAAGAAGAAGGCGCGCCACGAGGCGCTGGCCGACATCTACGAGTCGATCGACGAACTCAAGTTCTACCGCGAGCACTTCCTCAAGGCGCCGGTGTCGCCCTTGCTGGTCGATTGAGCTTGTGGATGCGATGAACGCCCCCATCTTCGATACCGAAGCGCTGGCCACCGAGCTGGGCCGGCTGCTGCTGGCGCGCGGCCAGAGCGTGACCACGGCCGAATCGTGCACCGGCGGGCTGATCGCCGGCGCGATCACCGACATCGCCGGATCGAGCAACTGGTTCAACCGCGGCTTCGTCACCTACAGCAACAGCGCCAAGGTCGACATGCTCGACGTGCCACCGGCCTTCATCCAGGGCCTCGGCGCGGTGAGCGAGCCGGTCGTCGCGGCGATGGTGCAGGGCGCGATGGCGGCCGCAAGCGCCGAATGGGGGATCGCGGTGTCGGGAATCGCCGGCCCCGGTGGCGGCAGCGACGACAAGCCGGTCGGCACCGTCTGGTTCGCCTGGGGCTCGCCCTTGGGCATCGTCACCGAACGCTGCGTGTTCGGCGGCGATCGCTTCGACGTCCGCCATCGGGCTGTCGTCCATGCTCTGGGCAAACTCGTGCAACTGATCAAGGAAAGCCGGTGACCGCCGTCGTCGTCAGCAAGAACAACCAGGCCGCGGTTGCGGCCGACAGCGCGTCAACGCTTTGCGATGCGGCGTTCGTTGCCCGTATCGGGCCCGCCGGCGGCTGCCGTTGATCAAGGGAAATCGATGACTACCGTCGTTGTTGTCAGAAAAAACAACCAGGTCGCGATTGCGACCGACAGCGCGTCAACGCTTTGCGATGCGGCGTTTGTTGCCCGTATTGGGCCGGCCGGCGGCTGCCGTTGATCAAGGGAAATCGATGACTACTGTTGTTGTTGTCAGAAAAAACAATCAGGTCGCGATTGCGGCCGACAGCCAGTCCACCTTCGGCGATACCGCGCTGGGCGCGGGGTTCGATGCGCAGTGGAACAAGATCTTCAAGTCGCACGGCAGCTACTTCTCGATTTCGGGCAGCGCCGCGCACGATCTGGTGATGCAGGCCGCACTGAAGAAATCCAAGACGCTGGATTTCTCCAGCCGCGTGGCGATCTTCGAGAGCTTCCGCAAGCTGCATCCGAAGCTCAAGGAGGACTTCTTCCTCAAGCCCGACGAGGAAGAGGACGATCCGTACGAATCGAGCCAGCTGACCGCGCTGATCGCCAACAGCCACGGCATTTTCGGCGTCTACAGCCTGCGCGAGGTCTACGAGTACGAGCGCTTCTGGGCGATCGGCAGCGGCCGCGACTACGCGCTCGGCGCGATGCAGGCGGTGTACGGCCGCGACGACCTGAATGCGCTGGACATCGCCCGCATCGGCGTCGAGGCCGGCTGCACCTTCGACATCAGCTCCAGCCTGCCCATGACCGAATATCTGCTCGATTTCGGCCGGGCCGACGACTGACACGGGAACGACACATGTACCTCGGTAAGCTTACCCACTGGCCCCAGCAGCGCGCGG
This window of the Jeongeupia sp. USM3 genome carries:
- a CDS encoding FAD-dependent oxidoreductase codes for the protein MTAYPHLLAPLDLGFTTLKNRVLMGSMHTGLEEAPDGPERLAAFYAERARGGVALIVTGGIAPNPAGRIYPDAAMLASDADIARHLPVTQAVHAAGGKIALQILHAGRYAYHPDAVSASAVASPISPYTPRELSHDDILQTIADFANTAKLAREAGYDGVEIMGSEGYLINQFLVERVNHRDDHWGGTFDKRMRLAVEVTRAVRAAVGADFIVIFRLSLLDLVPQGGTFDEAIRLAKALEAAGVTLINTGIGWHEARIPTIAQAVPRGGFGWVTAALKPHVNVPLVAVNRINTPEVAEAVLASGADMVSLARPMLADADFVAKAARNAADEINTCIACNQACLDHAFEGKPASCLVNPRAGRETVFVIKPTVAKQRVAVVGAGPAGLSAALTAAQCGHAVTLFEASDAIGGQFRLASHVPGKEEFRETLRYFARQLELAMVDIRLNSPVTAADLAGHFDHVVVATGVKPRVPEITGVDHPKAVTYPDLLSGKVAPQGHVAIVGAGGIGVDTAVFLSETGHGDHAIDDYRKDWGIDATLTHAGGLTPPHATPSPREIWLLQRRKGRPGSGPGKTTGWVHRLELQHRGVHLLGEVEYVRIDDEGLTIRHGGKEETLPADQVVICAGQESVNALYDELLALGVTAYRIGGAEKAGELDAKRAIEEGMKVALAL
- a CDS encoding HAD family phosphatase, whose translation is MSRLLALLMLVAATAHADPLPSWQDGASKTAITGFVARVVKEKTPDYLPPEARVAVFDVDEPLAYASSAELAFAFDEVRRLAPQHPEWAKTAPFSTVLAGQPVKSAADAQTLIAATHDGSVDALTARVQRWLAESGRVQGHRQMSELIAYLRASGFKTWIVSSGDIGFVRPWAERVYGVSPEQVVASTLKARLAVQGGGATIVRSPAFETVLTGAAKPVAVERAIGRRPVLAFGDSDADLPLLQWVSAGRTRFVALLDRGDGAEQAQAAALNLGWLVVDAGRDWRQGATATRAAAQPQQAGQSEPSALVLHARDMLY
- a CDS encoding peroxiredoxin is translated as MAVLVGKNAPDFNASAVLGNGQIDDNFNFKKATEGKYAVVFFYPLDFTFVCPSELIAFDNRLEEFKKRNVEVIGVSIDSAFTHSAWRNTPVEKGGIGQVGYTLVADIKHEICQAFDVELAGAGVALRGSFLIDKAGVVQHQVVNNLPLGRDIDEMLRVIDALQFTEEHGEVCPAGWNKGKKGMKADAAGVAKYLAEEAAAL
- the zapE gene encoding cell division protein ZapE, which produces MSQHVIAPPQEGQSPQAWYDGLKGQEGFIADGAQAAAIGRLDALWHELVEFKRKRGRFLGKSLLPQPALPRGLWFWGGVGRGKSFLMDAFFASLPYKRKKRLHFHQFMQEVHAELKKQAGTDDPMAGVAAKWAKSVRVLCFDEFHVSDIADAMILGRLMEGLFARGVVLIATSNYAPDGLYPNGLQRANFLPTIALLKEKLDVLNIDSGNDYRMRTLSKARTYLSPAGVDADAELAAIFDAVAVGAPLPKTLTIEGRKIVALRHANGVVWFDFAVLCGDGRAQADYLELARRYHTVIVANIPKLGPATSNQARRLTWLVDVLYDHRVKLILSAAVGVDELYTEGTQASEFFRTASRLTEMQSKEYLALPHQSVQEQLAGISET
- a CDS encoding NAD(P)H-quinone oxidoreductase, which translates into the protein MNAILPENYPQLVWGTLPRPVAGPGQLLVRVRAAGINRADLVQAAGHYPPPPGESTVLGLEIAGEVVAVGDGADGFAVGDAVFGLVPGGGYAEYCVLDALLAVRKPEALDWFEAASLPEVWMTVWLNLVELGELQAGQRLLVHAGASGIGAAAIQLGKRLGADVVVTIGSKEKADWCTALGADRAINYREQDFVAEVKAGGGADLILDTVGGDYLGRDQLCLNRDGRIIVIGLLRGKAAELNLGLLLVKRQRVQGSALRSQPLAVKAKLANALATQLLPDIIAGRLKPSLDRVFDIADVRAAHAYVADNRNQGKVVLRLA
- the orn gene encoding oligoribonuclease, coding for MVDQNNLIWLDMEMTGLDPQNDKIIELAIVITDSQLNTVAESPAWAVHQPDAVLDAMDDWNKSTHGRSGLIDRIKASTLSVEAVEAEALAFIQQYVPQRTSPMCGNSICQDRRFMARWMPKLEVWFHYRNLDVSTLKELCKRWQPDVHRQFKKKARHEALADIYESIDELKFYREHFLKAPVSPLLVD
- a CDS encoding CinA family protein, giving the protein MNAPIFDTEALATELGRLLLARGQSVTTAESCTGGLIAGAITDIAGSSNWFNRGFVTYSNSAKVDMLDVPPAFIQGLGAVSEPVVAAMVQGAMAAASAEWGIAVSGIAGPGGGSDDKPVGTVWFAWGSPLGIVTERCVFGGDRFDVRHRAVVHALGKLVQLIKESR
- a CDS encoding MFS transporter — its product is MTTVVVVRKNNQVAIAADSQSTFGDTALGAGFDAQWNKIFKSHGSYFSISGSAAHDLVMQAALKKSKTLDFSSRVAIFESFRKLHPKLKEDFFLKPDEEEDDPYESSQLTALIANSHGIFGVYSLREVYEYERFWAIGSGRDYALGAMQAVYGRDDLNALDIARIGVEAGCTFDISSSLPMTEYLLDFGRADD